GCGCCGCCACAACTGACCGGGCTCGCGGGTAAACACATCGGCACTGCCGGCCGGCAGTGCCAGCCAGTCACCGCGCGCCACTTCCGCTTCCAGCTGCCCCGCGCCCCAGCCGGCATAACCGGCGTAGGCACGCACCTGTTCGTCCTCCTCCAGGCTGGCGGCGATATGACGCAAGGCTTGCATGCCCTGGCCCACGTAGACTTCGCCGCTGACGTGTGCCATGCCATGACTGCGGCGGCTTTGTACCAGTACGAAGACATGGTCCATGCCCACGGGACCGCCGAAATGCAGAACCTGGCGACGGAGGGACTGCTTCGCCAATCCCGGCACCACGTGGCTCAGCCGCATGGGTGTGGGCCGGTTGACGATGAAGCCCATGGCGCCGTGTTGGTCGTAATGGGTGAGCAGTATCACCGTGTCACGAAAACGTGGGTCCGGCAGCCTGGCCCTGGCCAGCAACACAACACCACGTTGCAAGGGAGCCTGTACCCCGGGAGCGGTGTTTGTGGCGGACACGGGGGGAAGCCAAAGCGCAGCCACAGTCAGCAGGCAGCAGGGAAACAACAGCCGCCACGAGCACAAAGAGATGAGTGCGGGCATGCTTGTCATCCTTATATTCTAGGTAAGGGGACCGTTGAAACAACTATAGCAGGCAGGCCCGCGGGAGGTGCAAACGGGGTGGCGTCAGCCTTTCAGACCGCCCTGGTTTTTTCCACCATGCGCAGCACCGACGAATCCGCCCCCAGCCGCGCCACGTCTTCCAGCGCCACCCAGGCCAGATCATGGGATTCCTCGCTGATCACCAGCGGCGCGCCACGGTCGGCTTCCAACAGCACACGCACATCGTAGTGGAGATGGCGCGGTTCGTCCCCCCGGGCGGGAATGGCGTGCACGTCCACATCGAAGAGGCCTTCCGTGACGGGCCGCAGTTCACCCAGCCCCGACTCCTCCCGTGCTTCGCGCAGGGCCACCCGGTGGATGTCGGGATCGCCATCGGCATGACCGCCCAGCTGCAGCCAGCGGTTCAGCTTGCGATGGTGGGTGAGCAATACGTGTTGCCGTTCGCGGTCCACGATCCAGGAGGAACCGGTGACGTGACCACTGAGCAGGCCGCGCTCGAAACAGCGGGGCTCGGTCTCTACGAATTGGCGTAACATTTTGTACATGGCACGCTCATCTCTGTCATGGGGCTGATAAGCGTGCAGCAGATCAAGCAGAGGCGTTCGATGCATGGCGCTTAACGGGTGGACACCGGGGACTTGGTGAAATGGAACAGGGCGCCACGGAGGGCGCACTGAAGATACCGCCGGTCCGAAGGCAAAAATTGCCGGGGCAGCCAGTCGAGGGACGCGCCGGTGTGGGGGCATTGATTGCGGCAGCCGACATAAGCCAGCCCCTGA
This window of the Gammaproteobacteria bacterium genome carries:
- a CDS encoding YqgE/AlgH family protein; translated protein: MTSMPALISLCSWRLLFPCCLLTVAALWLPPVSATNTAPGVQAPLQRGVVLLARARLPDPRFRDTVILLTHYDQHGAMGFIVNRPTPMRLSHVVPGLAKQSLRRQVLHFGGPVGMDHVFVLVQSRRSHGMAHVSGEVYVGQGMQALRHIAASLEEDEQVRAYAGYAGWGAGQLEAEVARGDWLALPAGSADVFTREPGQLWRR
- a CDS encoding NUDIX domain-containing protein, with the protein product MHRTPLLDLLHAYQPHDRDERAMYKMLRQFVETEPRCFERGLLSGHVTGSSWIVDRERQHVLLTHHRKLNRWLQLGGHADGDPDIHRVALREAREESGLGELRPVTEGLFDVDVHAIPARGDEPRHLHYDVRVLLEADRGAPLVISEESHDLAWVALEDVARLGADSSVLRMVEKTRAV